Below is a window of Oscillatoria sp. FACHB-1406 DNA.
TCAGGGCGTTGGCGGCGCGCTGGCGCTGGGTGGCTTTATAGAAGGAGCGAGAAGATTCGAGAATTAAGCGAATGGAAGGGGCAAATTCTTCAAAAACTTGCAGGTCTTCGTCGGTGAATCCTTCGGTGGAGATGCGCTCGGCTAGGGCTGTATCGCGATCGCTGGATGATTTGAGTTTGTTTAGGAGTTGAACGACTGCGACTAACTCCTGAACGACTTCTCCCTTGTCGTTTTCCTTTTCCGTTAGCAAGGGCAGCGTCAGCATTGAATAGGTGCGATATTTATTTTTCTTATCAAATTCTTTCGCTGCTTCCGATCGCGGATCGTCGTAAAAATCGTAAGGGATATTGAGCGGTTGTTTGAATTGGGCGACTTCTCCGGCAATCCCGCGACCGACGGGAACGCGAATTTCGATCGGCTTGCCGTCGCTGCCTTTGGCGACAATCGACCATAGCTCGTCTTGGTCGTCGTCGAGGAGGTAAATCGTGGTTCGGTCTGCGCCGAGCAGTTCCCCAGTCTTGAGCGTAATCGAGCGCAACATTTCGTCAAGAATTGCGTCAAACCCTTGACTATCGAGCAGGTTATCGAGCATCGATAGGGTCTGATTGACGACCTTTAGTTTTTCTTCAACATCCCCTACAACGTCTCTGAAGTTTTCTGGGGAAACGCGCTCTAAGTAACTGCTAAAAGTGCCTCCTGCGGCGATCGTTAAGGCACTAGACGAATTGTTGGCATTGGGGGGAATCGGGGAATCTTCACTTTCGGGAATTACGTCGATCGTCTGCCCGGTGTAGCCGTCTAAGACTTTGGTTTCAGGTGATGCAGGAGTCATGCGTTTAATTTAAAAAAGAACTTCTAAAGTTAAAAATGCAGTTTTTGAAGTAGATGCTCAAAAGTTTATCGGTTTGAGGCTCCAGCAATTGTTGTGGAAAGAACAGACTCGCGTCCTGTTTCTCAACGTGCGGTATCGAGCGAGTTTACCTCGTTTTTAACGATTATTCCAGGCTCTTTTCAATTTTAGTTGACGGTCCGTTCCGGCGGCGTTGGGCGGCTTGGGTTAACAGGGACTCGGCAAAAGCGATCGCGTTTTTGCTCGATTGTCCGCCCGCAAGTTGAGCGAGTTCTTCGCGGCGCGTTTGAGCGGTGTCTAAAGGAACGATGCGGACGACGGTGCGAAGATCTGGCACTTCGAGGTTGGAGGCCACCCAAAGCGGGGATTCGGATTCATCCACGGTTTGTTTATCGACGCGAAAGTGAACGTCTGCCATTGCGGCGACAATGGGTTGGTGGGTGACGCAGAGGATTTGGTGTTGGTGGCTGAGTTGGTGAAGTTTTTCGGCGATCGCACCAGCGACTTTTCCCGAAGCACCCGCATCGATTTCGTCAAAGACTAGGGTGCGTTCGGGCAAGGTTGCGTTGGCTTCTGTCCCTCGGGCGAAACAAGCCTTTAAGGCAAGCAGAAAGCGACTCATTTCTCCACCCGAGGCGGTTTCTGAAAGGGGCTGCACGGCTTCTCCGGGGTTGGGGCTAAAGTAATAAGCAATGCGATCGCTGCCCGTCGAACTGACAGGAGCGGGGGTAAGGCGACATTCAAATTTTACCTTATCCATCGCTAGGGGTTTTAATTCTCGAATTAGGGTTTCTTCGAGGTCGCAAGCGGCGTTTTTCCGCTGCTGGCTTAGGCTTTTGCAGCGCTCTTGCAGTTTGCGTTCTCGCTCTCGATATCGTTTTTCGAGTTCTTCTAAGGATTGATTGCTATCGTCGAGTTCGGCCAGTTCTTGGCGGAGTTTTTGGCGATGCGCGATCGCGTCGGCTAAGTCCGGTCCGTATTTGCGGCAAATTTGTTTGAGGGCGTTGAGGCGTTCTTCGACTTCAGCGAGGCGTTCGGGATCGGATTCTAAGTTTTCGCCGTAGCTATAAATTTGTTTGCCAGCTTCGATGGTTTGGGTTAAGGCTTCTCGCACCAGTTCGAGCAAGCTGCTTAGTTGGGGATCGTAGTTAACCATATCGGTGAGGATATTTTCGGCATCTGCGAGCAGATCGGTACTGGCGGGAACTTCGCGATCGTTTTGATAAAGGAGTTGATACGCTTTGTAGCTCGATTGCTGTAACTCGACGACGTGCGAGAGGCGATCGCGTTCTTGCTCGAGTTGGTTGAGTTCGTCGGGATCGTCGAGTTCGGCGGTTTCGAGTTCTTTGAGTTGATATTGCAGCCAATCGAGGCGTTGCAAGCGTTCTTTTTCGGAATTTCGGCGCTGTTCTAGGGCTTGCTCGCTTTGTTTGTAGGCGGCGTAGGCTTCGGTTACGGCAGCGCGTTCGGCCAGTAGCGTTTCGCCGCCAAAGGCATCGAGCAAATCTCGCTGTCGGGCGGGGAGAAACAATTGTACGGTTTGACCTTGGGCAGTAATTTCTACTAAGCGATCGCGCAGTTGCCCGATCGCTTGACGGTTGACTAATACGCCATTAATACGAGAGCGGGAGCGCACGCCATTCTGACTTTGGGTTAACTCCCGACAACACACGAAGCTTTCTTCATCTAAGAGTTCGATTTCTTGTTCGCTCAGCCAATCTGCGATCGT
It encodes the following:
- the recN gene encoding DNA repair protein RecN — its product is MLLSLRIRNFALIDRLDREFGSGLNVLTGETGAGKSIILDALDVVLGGKASGRLLRTGSQQGLVEATFAITPTIADWLSEQEIELLDEESFVCCRELTQSQNGVRSRSRINGVLVNRQAIGQLRDRLVEITAQGQTVQLFLPARQRDLLDAFGGETLLAERAAVTEAYAAYKQSEQALEQRRNSEKERLQRLDWLQYQLKELETAELDDPDELNQLEQERDRLSHVVELQQSSYKAYQLLYQNDREVPASTDLLADAENILTDMVNYDPQLSSLLELVREALTQTIEAGKQIYSYGENLESDPERLAEVEERLNALKQICRKYGPDLADAIAHRQKLRQELAELDDSNQSLEELEKRYRERERKLQERCKSLSQQRKNAACDLEETLIRELKPLAMDKVKFECRLTPAPVSSTGSDRIAYYFSPNPGEAVQPLSETASGGEMSRFLLALKACFARGTEANATLPERTLVFDEIDAGASGKVAGAIAEKLHQLSHQHQILCVTHQPIVAAMADVHFRVDKQTVDESESPLWVASNLEVPDLRTVVRIVPLDTAQTRREELAQLAGGQSSKNAIAFAESLLTQAAQRRRNGPSTKIEKSLE